The following proteins are encoded in a genomic region of Phalacrocorax carbo chromosome 2, bPhaCar2.1, whole genome shotgun sequence:
- the CSPG5 gene encoding chondroitin sulfate proteoglycan 5 isoform X1, giving the protein MAPAAARPRALALLLALGALASEWPPQNTSEAEGRSWEGSLESSPPWWDPESREPPGGASNSTSPGGAAAGSESTAGSQLEPPEGGTAATTDPAAMPEGCAGCAGEGDASAVPPKAGAAEDGPAAVTWPGDGGTVPVALGSPEEPGSGERPTRASLPSPGGVGGLTAAPSSPPSPRLATDSAESNLLLAAGGSAAPRTPLLGDPSPVPGAAGDSGRPPELWVAASSPAPAQGARGRTDLTWLEVEEPGTATPGPAELPTDRTASEIIDVDYYDLFEGGEGLGGFPGGGRGAAGSVRQREPEGAATPWALHELYDDFTPFDEADFYPTTSFYADGDEEDELEEDEEEEEEEEDGGLEDENGYRPPTSAVPGAQPAPRDPRPTGRRDTAPPHPSSVTGGSPTARPRPGERGQPENGTECRSGYVRYNSSCRSICDLVPSYCHNGGQCYLVESHGAFCRCNTQDYTWHKGTRCEAIVTDFQVMCVAVGSAALVVLLLFMLTVFFAKKLYLLKTENSKLRKTKYRTPSELHNDNFSLSTIAEGSHPNDDPSAPHKLQDSLKSCLKDEEPFNIHNSTSPKHDGGKGEQDGGELNCLQNNLT; this is encoded by the exons ATGGCCCCCGCggctgcccggccccgcgccctggccctgctgctggcgCTCGGAGCCCTCG CGTCCGAGTGGCCCCCCCAAAACACCAGCGAGGCCGAggggagaagctgggagggctccctggagagcagcccccCATGGTGGGACCCGGAGAGCAGAGAACCCCCGGGGGGGGCCAGCAACAGCACCAGCCccgggggggccgcggcgggcagcGAGTCCACGGCGGGATCCCAGCTagagccccccgaggggggtACGGCCGCCACCACGGACCCGGCGGCGATGCCAGAGGGGTGTGCGGGGTGCGCCGGGGAGGGCGACGCCAGCGCTGTGCCCCCCAAAGCCGGCGCAGCGGAGGATGGCCCGGCAGCGGTGACCTGGCCCGGTGACGGGGGGACGGTGCCAGTGGCACTCGGCAGCCCCGAGGAGCCGGGGAGTGGCGAGCGGCCCACGCgagcctccctgcccagcccggggggtgttggggggctcACGGCCGCCCCGtcgagcccccccagcccacgtCTCGCCACCGACTCAGCCGAATCCaacctgctgctggcagccggGGGCTCGGCCGCGCCGCGGACCCCCTTGCTGGGCGACCCCAGCCCCGTGCCGGGTGCCGCGGGGGACTCGGGGCGTCCCCCGGAGCTCTGGGTGGCCGCATccagcccggccccggcgcaGGGGGCTCGCGGCCGGACGGATCTGACCtggctggaggtggaggagccTGGCACCGCCACCCCAGGCCCGGCCGAGCTGCCCACCGACCGGACGGCCTCGGAGATCATCGACGTCGACTACTACGACTTGTTTGAGGggggcgaggggctggggggcttcCCCGGGGGTGGCCGGGGGGCGGCTGGCTCAGTGCGGCAGCGGGAGCCGGAGGGGGCAGCCACGCCGTGGGCCCTCCATGAGCTCTACGACGACTTCACGCCCTTCGACGAGGCCGATTTCTACCCCACCACCTCCTTCTACGCCGATGGGGACGAGGAGGATGAgctggaggaggatgaggaggaagaggaggaggaggaagacggGGGGCTGGAGGACGAGAACGGCTACCGGCCGCCCACCTCAGCTGTGCCTGGTGCCCAGCCGGCACCACGGGACCCCCGACCCACCGGCCGCCGCGACACGGCCCCACCGCACCCCTCCAGCGTCACGGGGGGCAGCCCCACGGCGCGGCcgcggccgggggagcggggccagcCAGAGAACGGCACCGAGTGCCGGAGCGGTTACGTGCGGTACAACAGCTCCTGCCGCTCCATCTGCGACCTCGTCCCCAGCTACTGCCACAACGGCGGCCAGTGCTACCTGGTGGAGAGCCACGGGGCCTTCTGCCG GTGCAACACGCAGGACTACACGTGGCACAAGGGCACGCGCTGCGAGGCCATCGTCACCGACTTCCAAGTGATGTGCGTGGCTGTGGGCTCGGCTGCTCTTGtagtgctgctgctcttcatGCTCACCGTCTTCTTCGCCAAGAAGCTCTACCTGCTCAAGACGGAGAACAGCAAACTGCGCAAGACCAA ATACCGCACCCCATCCGAGCTGCACAACGACAACTTCTCCCTCTCCACCATCGCCGAGGGCTCCCACCCAAAT GACGACCCCAGCGCTCCCCACAAGCTGCAGGACTCCCTGAAATCCTGCCTGAAGGACGAGGAGCCGTTTAACATCCACAACTCGACGTCGCCCAAGCACGACGGCGGCAAAGGGGAGCAGGACGGCGGCGAGCTCAACTGTCTGCAGAACAACCTGACgtga
- the CSPG5 gene encoding chondroitin sulfate proteoglycan 5 isoform X2: protein MAPAAARPRALALLLALGALASEWPPQNTSEAEGRSWEGSLESSPPWWDPESREPPGGASNSTSPGGAAAGSESTAGSQLEPPEGGTAATTDPAAMPEGCAGCAGEGDASAVPPKAGAAEDGPAAVTWPGDGGTVPVALGSPEEPGSGERPTRASLPSPGGVGGLTAAPSSPPSPRLATDSAESNLLLAAGGSAAPRTPLLGDPSPVPGAAGDSGRPPELWVAASSPAPAQGARGRTDLTWLEVEEPGTATPGPAELPTDRTASEIIDVDYYDLFEGGEGLGGFPGGGRGAAGSVRQREPEGAATPWALHELYDDFTPFDEADFYPTTSFYADGDEEDELEEDEEEEEEEEDGGLEDENGYRPPTSAVPGAQPAPRDPRPTGRRDTAPPHPSSVTGGSPTARPRPGERGQPENGTECRSGYVRYNSSCRSICDLVPSYCHNGGQCYLVESHGAFCRCNTQDYTWHKGTRCEAIVTDFQVMCVAVGSAALVVLLLFMLTVFFAKKLYLLKTENSKLRKTKYRTPSELHNDNFSLSTIAEGSHPNREAKGFAEREPKEERRSL, encoded by the exons ATGGCCCCCGCggctgcccggccccgcgccctggccctgctgctggcgCTCGGAGCCCTCG CGTCCGAGTGGCCCCCCCAAAACACCAGCGAGGCCGAggggagaagctgggagggctccctggagagcagcccccCATGGTGGGACCCGGAGAGCAGAGAACCCCCGGGGGGGGCCAGCAACAGCACCAGCCccgggggggccgcggcgggcagcGAGTCCACGGCGGGATCCCAGCTagagccccccgaggggggtACGGCCGCCACCACGGACCCGGCGGCGATGCCAGAGGGGTGTGCGGGGTGCGCCGGGGAGGGCGACGCCAGCGCTGTGCCCCCCAAAGCCGGCGCAGCGGAGGATGGCCCGGCAGCGGTGACCTGGCCCGGTGACGGGGGGACGGTGCCAGTGGCACTCGGCAGCCCCGAGGAGCCGGGGAGTGGCGAGCGGCCCACGCgagcctccctgcccagcccggggggtgttggggggctcACGGCCGCCCCGtcgagcccccccagcccacgtCTCGCCACCGACTCAGCCGAATCCaacctgctgctggcagccggGGGCTCGGCCGCGCCGCGGACCCCCTTGCTGGGCGACCCCAGCCCCGTGCCGGGTGCCGCGGGGGACTCGGGGCGTCCCCCGGAGCTCTGGGTGGCCGCATccagcccggccccggcgcaGGGGGCTCGCGGCCGGACGGATCTGACCtggctggaggtggaggagccTGGCACCGCCACCCCAGGCCCGGCCGAGCTGCCCACCGACCGGACGGCCTCGGAGATCATCGACGTCGACTACTACGACTTGTTTGAGGggggcgaggggctggggggcttcCCCGGGGGTGGCCGGGGGGCGGCTGGCTCAGTGCGGCAGCGGGAGCCGGAGGGGGCAGCCACGCCGTGGGCCCTCCATGAGCTCTACGACGACTTCACGCCCTTCGACGAGGCCGATTTCTACCCCACCACCTCCTTCTACGCCGATGGGGACGAGGAGGATGAgctggaggaggatgaggaggaagaggaggaggaggaagacggGGGGCTGGAGGACGAGAACGGCTACCGGCCGCCCACCTCAGCTGTGCCTGGTGCCCAGCCGGCACCACGGGACCCCCGACCCACCGGCCGCCGCGACACGGCCCCACCGCACCCCTCCAGCGTCACGGGGGGCAGCCCCACGGCGCGGCcgcggccgggggagcggggccagcCAGAGAACGGCACCGAGTGCCGGAGCGGTTACGTGCGGTACAACAGCTCCTGCCGCTCCATCTGCGACCTCGTCCCCAGCTACTGCCACAACGGCGGCCAGTGCTACCTGGTGGAGAGCCACGGGGCCTTCTGCCG GTGCAACACGCAGGACTACACGTGGCACAAGGGCACGCGCTGCGAGGCCATCGTCACCGACTTCCAAGTGATGTGCGTGGCTGTGGGCTCGGCTGCTCTTGtagtgctgctgctcttcatGCTCACCGTCTTCTTCGCCAAGAAGCTCTACCTGCTCAAGACGGAGAACAGCAAACTGCGCAAGACCAA ATACCGCACCCCATCCGAGCTGCACAACGACAACTTCTCCCTCTCCACCATCGCCGAGGGCTCCCACCCAAAT AGAGAAGCGAAGGGCTTTGCTGAGCGCGAGCCGAAGGAGGAGCGTAGGTCCCTCTAG